A region from the Salminus brasiliensis chromosome 22, fSalBra1.hap2, whole genome shotgun sequence genome encodes:
- the calm2b gene encoding calmodulin 2b, (phosphorylase kinase, delta) translates to MADQLTEEQIAEFKEAFSLFDKDGDGTITTKELGTVMRSLGQNPTEAELQDMINEVDADGNGTIDFPEFLTMMARKMKDTDSEEEIREAFRVFDKDGNGYISAAELRHVMTNLGEKLTDEEVDEMIREADIDGDGQVNYEEFVQMMTAK, encoded by the exons AATTCAAAGAGGCTTTCTCGCTATTTGACAAAGATGGAGACGGCACTATAACCACCAAAGAGCTCGGTACAGTGATGCGTTCCCTTGGCCAGAACCCAACAGAGGCAGAGCTTCAGGACATGATCAATGAAGTGGATGCAGATG GAAATGGAACAATAGACTTTCCAGAGTTCTTGACCATGATGGCAAGAAAGATGAAAGACACAGACAGTGAGGAAGAAATCAGGGAAGCTTTCCGTGTCTTTGACAAG GATGGAAACGGATACATCAGTGCTGCCGAGCTGCGTCATGTAATGACGAACCTGGGGGAGAAGTTAACGGATGAGGAAGTAGATGAAATGATCAGAGAAGCAGATATTGATGGTGATGGCCAGGTCAATTATGAAG AATTTGTACAGATGATGACAGCGAAGTGA